From a single Candidatus Delongbacteria bacterium genomic region:
- a CDS encoding NAAT family transporter, whose amino-acid sequence MDQSLLTSALTLFFVMDPLGNIPVFNAVLRDLEPARRRRVIARELLFALAILLGFLIAGPSILTLLGLSQPSLNLAGGILLFIIALKMVFPQPHSAIEDTEGEPFIVPLAVPMVAGPSTLATLLLLSSSRPGQLSGSLLALLLAWLGTTVILVISPLALRFLGDRGLRALERLMGMLLILIAVQMFLNGLAQLPGSGPLVP is encoded by the coding sequence ATGGACCAGAGCCTGCTCACCTCCGCCCTGACCCTGTTCTTCGTGATGGATCCGCTGGGCAACATCCCCGTCTTCAATGCGGTGCTGCGCGACCTGGAGCCCGCACGCCGTCGCCGCGTGATCGCCCGCGAGCTGCTCTTTGCCCTGGCCATCCTGCTGGGATTCCTGATCGCCGGCCCCTCGATCCTGACCCTGCTGGGACTGAGCCAACCCTCGCTCAACCTGGCCGGAGGCATCCTGCTGTTCATCATCGCGCTCAAGATGGTCTTCCCTCAACCTCATTCCGCCATCGAAGACACGGAAGGCGAGCCTTTCATCGTGCCGCTGGCCGTGCCGATGGTGGCTGGTCCATCGACGCTGGCCACGCTGCTGCTGCTCTCCAGCTCGCGCCCCGGCCAGCTGAGCGGCAGCCTGCTGGCCCTCCTGCTGGCCTGGCTGGGCACCACCGTTATCCTGGTGATCTCACCTCTCGCCCTGCGCTTCCTCGGCGACCGCGGCCTGCGCGCCCTGGAACGCCTGATGGGCATGCTGCTGATCCTGATCGCCGTGCAGATGTTCCTCAACGGCCTGGCCCAGCTGCCCGGAAGTGGACCGCTGGTGCCGTGA
- a CDS encoding DNA repair exonuclease: MTGSLRILLLADTHLGFDQPRHPRKDLPRRGEDFFRCHRAALAPAFAGEVHCVIHGGDLLFRSKVPASLVSLALAPYLELAHAGTPVFMVPGNHERSWIPHSLFEQHPRLRICNTPCGSTLELAGRQVFLCGIPYRRSIRRELPLLLEEAGWRDARAELKLLCLHQSVEGAQVGPVNYTFRHGEDVLAAAQIPPDCDALLSGHIHRQQVLTQDLHGGALPCPVIYPGSVERTSFAEVDEQKVALILEWRPGARRPLIHHLPLPARPMFARTLQLDDLKPARLPAALASLCADVPPESVLGLRLSGPITAELAPLLRRSVLRDLLPDGIRLSLSHAANRRDQTQTL; encoded by the coding sequence GTGACCGGCAGCCTCCGGATCCTGCTGCTGGCCGACACACACCTCGGCTTCGACCAACCCCGGCATCCACGCAAGGACCTGCCCCGGCGCGGCGAGGATTTCTTCCGCTGCCACCGGGCCGCGCTGGCGCCCGCCTTCGCCGGTGAAGTGCATTGTGTGATCCACGGCGGCGATCTGCTCTTCCGCAGCAAGGTGCCCGCCTCGCTGGTCAGCCTGGCGCTGGCCCCGTACCTTGAGCTGGCCCACGCGGGCACTCCCGTGTTCATGGTCCCGGGCAATCACGAACGCTCATGGATTCCCCACTCGCTCTTCGAGCAGCACCCCCGCCTCAGGATCTGCAACACACCATGCGGCTCCACGCTGGAACTGGCTGGCCGGCAGGTCTTTCTTTGCGGCATTCCTTACCGCCGGTCGATCCGCAGGGAGTTGCCGCTGCTGCTGGAGGAGGCTGGCTGGCGTGACGCACGCGCCGAGCTGAAACTGCTCTGCCTGCACCAATCGGTGGAGGGGGCCCAGGTCGGGCCGGTCAACTACACCTTCCGCCATGGGGAGGACGTGCTGGCCGCGGCGCAGATTCCCCCCGACTGTGACGCGCTGCTCAGTGGGCACATTCATCGTCAACAGGTACTGACCCAGGATCTGCATGGGGGTGCGCTGCCCTGCCCTGTGATCTATCCTGGCTCGGTGGAGCGGACCTCCTTCGCCGAAGTCGACGAGCAAAAGGTGGCTCTGATTCTGGAATGGCGGCCTGGCGCACGGCGTCCGCTGATCCATCATCTGCCCCTGCCGGCCCGGCCGATGTTCGCGCGCACCTTGCAGCTGGATGATCTGAAACCTGCGCGTTTGCCGGCCGCGCTGGCCTCCCTCTGTGCGGATGTGCCGCCGGAATCCGTGCTCGGCCTGCGCCTCAGTGGCCCCATCACCGCGGAATTGGCTCCCCTGCTGCGACGCTCCGTGCTGCGCGACCTGCTGCCGGACGGCATTCGACTGTCCCTGAGCCACGCGGCCAATCGCCGGGATCAAACCCAGACCCTGTAA
- a CDS encoding DUF4286 family protein — MSEPLIVYQIDLELKPAIVDAYAAWLKEHVTEILALPGFLRAEVLEEPARATEDLRCFSVRFVLRDRDSLEHYLREHAPRLRNQGAALFEGAFSSSRRVYVVRQSHSPRIG, encoded by the coding sequence ATGAGCGAACCTTTGATCGTCTACCAGATTGACCTTGAATTGAAACCTGCCATCGTTGACGCCTACGCCGCCTGGCTCAAGGAACATGTGACGGAGATTCTGGCCCTGCCGGGTTTCCTGCGGGCCGAAGTGCTTGAAGAGCCTGCGCGCGCAACGGAGGACCTGCGCTGCTTCAGTGTCCGCTTTGTGCTGCGCGACCGTGACAGCCTGGAACACTACCTTCGCGAACACGCGCCCCGATTGAGAAACCAGGGTGCGGCGCTCTTCGAAGGAGCTTTCAGCTCCAGTCGCCGGGTCTACGTCGTGCGCCAGTCCCACTCTCCCCGCATCGGTTGA
- a CDS encoding glyoxalase: MKPDPAPTLFVLYVRFVSTSRNFYCNLLALEPIVSEPGMVIFRLDSGVELGLMAETAIQSLLPDMPDPRPDREIARCELYLRLRGADAAFQRGKDAGARELSPMALRDWGERAGYLLDPDGHVIACADLPGPL; the protein is encoded by the coding sequence ATGAAACCGGATCCTGCCCCGACATTGTTTGTGCTCTATGTAAGATTTGTTTCCACAAGTAGAAATTTTTACTGCAATTTGCTGGCGCTCGAGCCGATTGTCAGTGAGCCGGGCATGGTGATCTTCCGGCTGGACTCGGGTGTCGAACTGGGCCTGATGGCAGAAACGGCCATTCAGTCACTGTTGCCTGACATGCCTGACCCGCGCCCCGATCGGGAGATCGCTCGGTGTGAACTCTATCTGCGTCTTCGGGGCGCGGATGCCGCCTTCCAGCGTGGAAAGGACGCCGGCGCCCGGGAGTTGTCCCCCATGGCACTGCGGGACTGGGGCGAACGAGCCGGCTACCTGCTGGATCCCGACGGTCACGTGATCGCGTGTGCCGATTTGCCGGGGCCTCTCTGA
- a CDS encoding VWA domain-containing protein, which produces MNLELHGLLWGVLCLPVALGFAWWSYRHSLPRPRGMAAWALPLLRSASLTLLLFLLLEPVLTREHTRLVPPTFAVLLDDSASLPFLGGRRHHRDWAVPLTEALDGVRVRFYTFGDSLRELELDQLDTLACTETVTDLDGALRILEREQVSGHLGGVLLVSDGNPTRGALPVQRVAGMNARLWTAGTGRLDAPRDLQLAELELNREVRSGLVQPVRIGVEANGLSGRDAQVNLLVDGVVQAGQTVVLGPDGSRSDLRLEWTPRSPGPHAVEVRVRLLEGGDDEATLSNNSRVAHVTVRERGRRLTLLAAGPSPDLALLRRALEPGPDLELEVLFPDARGMRASTVDSALVRADLLVLVDWPRVTSAPGLSERLRVTLDRVPTFVLDRGQIDAARLGNGLPLDLSAARALDPPPGQAEPQLVHPVLGDLDRLDALSAIWKAMPPVQPSRVGLRARPGARVLLSIGGNPVLALQDQAGQRSAVLAAVDVWRWDIGSQLSLGPNTRARDLLVSLMRWLASEGEGGNFRIAPVEDVVSAGTALRFQATLRSEDGRPRDRARVELELRDPSGQRRNLLLENRGDGTYTASAPGTTEGVIHWSARASEGDLPVLADSGLVSVEAWNPETRALRRNVDLLAQMALAGDGSNFDLDDPAQRAALARGQGLESLDRAPLQVTSHQRLALRERVALLLLLLALLCGEWFWRKWQGML; this is translated from the coding sequence ATGAATCTGGAACTGCACGGCCTCCTCTGGGGGGTGCTCTGTCTGCCCGTGGCACTGGGATTCGCCTGGTGGAGTTATCGCCACAGCCTGCCGCGTCCCCGTGGGATGGCGGCCTGGGCCCTGCCCCTGCTGCGCTCGGCAAGCCTGACCCTGCTGCTCTTCCTGCTGCTCGAGCCCGTGCTGACCCGCGAACACACACGCCTTGTGCCTCCGACCTTTGCCGTGTTGCTGGACGACAGCGCCTCGCTGCCCTTCCTGGGCGGGCGTCGTCATCACAGGGACTGGGCCGTGCCCCTGACCGAGGCTCTCGATGGCGTGCGTGTCCGGTTCTACACCTTCGGCGACAGCCTGCGCGAACTGGAGCTGGACCAGCTGGACACCCTGGCCTGTACCGAGACAGTCACGGACCTGGATGGTGCGCTGCGCATCCTCGAACGTGAGCAGGTGTCGGGACATCTGGGCGGTGTTCTGCTGGTCAGCGATGGCAACCCCACCCGGGGCGCCTTGCCCGTGCAGCGGGTGGCCGGCATGAATGCCCGGCTCTGGACGGCCGGCACCGGACGCCTGGATGCCCCGCGTGATCTGCAGCTGGCGGAACTGGAACTGAACCGGGAAGTCCGCAGCGGGCTGGTCCAGCCGGTACGCATCGGCGTGGAGGCCAATGGCCTGTCCGGGCGCGACGCCCAGGTCAATCTGCTGGTGGACGGCGTGGTACAGGCTGGCCAGACTGTTGTCCTGGGGCCGGATGGCAGCCGCAGTGACCTTCGGCTCGAATGGACGCCACGATCCCCCGGACCCCATGCGGTGGAGGTGCGAGTGCGCCTGCTGGAAGGCGGCGACGATGAAGCCACGCTGTCCAACAACTCGCGCGTGGCTCACGTCACGGTGCGCGAACGGGGACGTCGGCTGACCCTGCTGGCCGCAGGACCCTCTCCGGATCTGGCCCTGCTGCGCCGTGCGCTGGAACCGGGGCCGGACCTGGAGCTGGAGGTTCTGTTTCCCGATGCTCGCGGAATGCGCGCCTCGACCGTGGACAGTGCGTTGGTTCGCGCCGATCTGCTGGTGCTGGTGGACTGGCCGCGTGTCACCAGCGCTCCGGGCCTGAGCGAGAGGCTGCGCGTCACGCTGGACCGTGTACCGACCTTCGTCCTTGATCGTGGTCAGATTGACGCGGCACGCCTGGGCAACGGTCTGCCGCTGGATCTGAGCGCCGCGCGCGCACTGGATCCCCCGCCCGGACAGGCCGAGCCACAGCTGGTGCATCCTGTACTGGGCGATCTGGATCGCCTGGATGCACTCTCGGCGATCTGGAAGGCCATGCCCCCGGTGCAGCCGTCACGCGTCGGTCTGCGCGCCCGACCCGGGGCCCGTGTGCTGCTGTCGATTGGCGGAAACCCCGTGCTGGCCCTGCAGGACCAGGCCGGCCAGCGCAGTGCCGTGCTGGCCGCCGTGGATGTCTGGCGCTGGGATATCGGCAGCCAGTTGAGTCTGGGACCGAACACACGAGCGCGTGATCTGCTGGTCTCCCTGATGCGCTGGCTGGCCTCCGAGGGTGAGGGAGGAAACTTCAGGATTGCCCCGGTGGAAGACGTGGTCAGTGCGGGAACGGCCCTGCGTTTTCAGGCCACCTTGCGCTCCGAGGACGGGCGTCCGCGTGATCGGGCCCGGGTCGAGCTGGAACTGCGCGACCCGTCGGGCCAGCGGCGCAACCTGTTGCTGGAGAACCGGGGCGACGGGACCTACACGGCCAGTGCCCCCGGAACCACGGAGGGTGTGATCCACTGGAGCGCCCGGGCCAGCGAGGGCGATCTTCCCGTGCTGGCCGACAGCGGTCTGGTGAGCGTGGAAGCCTGGAACCCCGAAACGCGCGCTCTCAGGCGCAATGTCGACCTGCTGGCCCAGATGGCCCTGGCCGGCGATGGAAGCAATTTCGACCTGGATGATCCCGCCCAGCGCGCCGCCCTGGCCCGCGGACAGGGCCTGGAGTCTCTCGACCGCGCACCCCTGCAGGTCACCAGTCACCAGCGCCTGGCGCTCCGTGAGCGTGTGGCCCTGCTGCTGCTGCTGCTGGCCCTGCTCTGTGGGGAATGGTTCTGGCGCAAGTGGCAGGGGATGTTGTGA
- the tsaD gene encoding tRNA (adenosine(37)-N6)-threonylcarbamoyltransferase complex transferase subunit TsaD encodes MRILAIESSCDETAAAVIDGESVLSSVVSSQQVHRDWGGVVPELASREHLRLIQPVVQQALKEADTPLESLEGIAATRGPGLAGSLMVGYHFAKALALGADLPFLAVNHMEGHIYASFLDTGLPPLPTLVLVISGGHTQLILMERPGRYRLLGQTLDDAAGEAFDKVSKLLGLGYPGGPAISKAAVGGDPTAFAFPRGLKGREGFDFSFSGLKTAVLHFLREHDTAFREARLADICASFQQAIVDPLVGQTLKAARAHGARALVLAGGVAANRCLRERLETELAHHDTLELHLPPIALCTDNAVMIARAAHGRLMRGERSDWALDATPRYSLLDLDHERARLANGEAQA; translated from the coding sequence ATGCGAATCCTGGCCATCGAAAGCTCCTGTGATGAAACGGCCGCCGCGGTCATCGACGGCGAGAGCGTGCTCTCCAGCGTGGTCTCAAGCCAGCAGGTCCACCGGGACTGGGGGGGCGTGGTACCCGAACTGGCCAGCCGCGAACACCTGCGCCTGATCCAGCCCGTGGTCCAGCAGGCCCTCAAGGAGGCCGACACGCCGCTCGAGAGCCTTGAAGGCATCGCTGCCACCCGGGGGCCCGGCCTGGCGGGCAGCCTGATGGTGGGCTATCATTTCGCCAAGGCCCTCGCCCTGGGGGCCGATCTGCCCTTTCTGGCCGTGAATCACATGGAAGGTCACATCTACGCCAGCTTTCTGGACACGGGCCTGCCGCCGCTGCCCACGCTGGTGCTGGTGATCTCCGGCGGGCACACCCAACTGATCCTGATGGAACGCCCCGGGCGCTATCGCCTGCTGGGGCAGACTCTGGACGATGCGGCCGGCGAGGCCTTCGACAAGGTCTCCAAGCTGCTCGGACTGGGCTATCCCGGTGGGCCCGCGATCTCGAAGGCCGCCGTGGGCGGAGATCCCACCGCCTTCGCCTTTCCCCGCGGTTTGAAAGGCCGGGAGGGCTTCGATTTCAGTTTCAGTGGCCTCAAGACCGCCGTGCTGCATTTCCTGCGCGAACACGACACGGCCTTTCGCGAGGCGCGCCTGGCCGACATCTGCGCCAGTTTCCAGCAGGCGATCGTGGACCCGCTGGTCGGGCAGACCCTGAAAGCCGCCAGGGCCCATGGCGCACGTGCCCTGGTGCTGGCCGGAGGCGTGGCGGCCAACCGCTGCCTGCGCGAACGCCTCGAGACCGAACTGGCTCACCACGACACGCTTGAACTGCACCTGCCGCCCATCGCGCTCTGCACGGACAATGCGGTGATGATCGCGCGTGCCGCCCACGGCCGCCTGATGCGCGGCGAGCGCAGCGACTGGGCCCTGGATGCCACCCCGCGCTATTCGCTGCTGGATCTGGATCACGAACGTGCTCGCCTCGCCAACGGCGAGGCACAGGCATGA
- a CDS encoding TrkH family potassium uptake protein produces the protein MSVARIIRILGWLLIVLAVTMTVPLLVSLIYRDGDTGVLLAAQASTAALGMLLALPRKFRKAGGELTVRDGFVVVSFGWILMSLCGALPFWYSGQFPGFLDSLFESVSGFTTTGSTILAHPSALTHGVAYWRMFMQWIGGLGIVLFGLAILPMLGVGGMHLYKAETPGPSAEKLTPRLKDTAKILWLIYLVLTAAETLLLWILGMDLYHASGHAFTTLASGGFSPHDLSLAYYDSAAIHLVVAFFMFCAGTNFTLFYRMYRGRFREVWKDGELKLYLAITLGAAAVFTLMQILDRGVPFFTAAVRAIFQTTSLLTTTGFSTDDFNLWHPLSRMLILGLLVVGGMAGSTAGGLKVVRLSVLISLARQTLRKLLHPRAVVLVRVGERAIPENLVLGIAGFLVLFLGMATISMITLAACGLNIESAISATFACLSNVGPGLDQVGPMSNFAAIHPVGKSMLILMMLFGRLEILTVFVIFSVGFWRK, from the coding sequence ATGAGCGTTGCGCGCATCATTCGCATTCTGGGCTGGCTGCTGATCGTGCTGGCGGTCACGATGACCGTGCCTCTGCTGGTGAGTCTGATCTACCGCGATGGTGACACGGGCGTGTTGCTGGCAGCCCAGGCCTCCACGGCCGCCCTGGGCATGCTGCTGGCCCTGCCCCGCAAGTTCCGCAAGGCCGGTGGCGAGCTGACCGTGCGTGATGGCTTCGTTGTGGTCAGTTTCGGCTGGATTCTGATGTCACTTTGCGGAGCCCTGCCCTTCTGGTATTCGGGCCAGTTTCCCGGTTTCCTCGACAGCCTCTTCGAATCGGTCAGTGGCTTCACCACCACCGGCTCCACCATTCTGGCCCATCCCTCGGCCCTGACGCACGGTGTGGCCTACTGGCGCATGTTCATGCAATGGATCGGCGGGCTGGGCATCGTGCTCTTCGGTCTGGCGATCCTGCCCATGCTGGGCGTGGGCGGCATGCATCTGTACAAGGCCGAAACACCCGGACCGAGCGCCGAGAAACTGACTCCCCGCCTCAAGGACACGGCCAAGATCCTCTGGTTGATCTACCTGGTGCTGACAGCCGCCGAGACGCTGCTGCTCTGGATTCTGGGCATGGACCTCTACCATGCCAGCGGCCACGCCTTCACGACCCTGGCCTCTGGTGGATTCAGCCCGCACGACCTCTCGCTGGCCTACTACGACAGCGCGGCGATCCATCTGGTGGTGGCGTTCTTCATGTTCTGCGCGGGCACCAACTTCACCCTGTTCTATCGCATGTATCGCGGCCGTTTCCGCGAAGTCTGGAAGGATGGCGAGCTGAAGCTCTACCTCGCGATCACCTTGGGCGCGGCCGCCGTCTTCACGCTGATGCAGATCCTCGACCGGGGGGTGCCCTTCTTCACCGCTGCCGTGAGGGCCATTTTCCAGACCACGTCGCTGCTGACCACCACCGGTTTTTCCACCGATGATTTCAATCTCTGGCATCCGTTGTCGCGCATGCTGATCCTGGGCCTGCTGGTGGTGGGCGGCATGGCCGGTTCGACCGCGGGCGGGCTCAAGGTGGTGCGCCTTTCCGTGCTGATCTCGCTGGCTCGCCAGACCCTGCGCAAACTGCTGCATCCGCGAGCCGTGGTGCTGGTGCGGGTGGGCGAGCGCGCCATTCCCGAGAATCTGGTGCTGGGCATCGCGGGCTTTCTGGTGCTGTTCCTTGGCATGGCCACCATTTCCATGATCACACTGGCGGCCTGTGGGCTGAACATAGAGTCGGCAATCAGTGCCACCTTCGCCTGTCTGTCCAATGTGGGGCCGGGTCTGGATCAGGTGGGGCCGATGAGCAACTTCGCCGCGATCCACCCGGTGGGCAAGAGCATGCTGATTCTGATGATGCTCTTCGGGCGACTGGAGATTCTGACCGTCTTTGTCATTTTCAGTGTGGGTTTCTGGAGGAAGTGA
- the trkA gene encoding Trk system potassium transporter TrkA translates to MKIVIIGAGDVGSYLAQYLCRDRNELILIDTNRGRLDALSERLDLAAYEGSATSLSRLQSADVGGADYFIAATSIDEINALSCNVAAKLGVGNRIARIRNDEFSKEVLAMQLADLCVNPEKESARTITELVMHSGLKDFQELAGGRIRMISLDVAKGSIFDGCNLSTLARKLSHLTFRVTAVLRRGVSTIPTGNATLQAGDTITMAVPDGDTVALIQASGVHDRASHNVMILGSTPIAVLVARALSPVKGINLKLFCLKGEGERTSFQLAEELPGVMVFETAGKEIDAMAQEALGDMDTFLALTDEEEKNIITSLVAKHLGVGRTITMIQKAEYMPIVKTIGLDIGINKRIITAQEILKHVRRGRLRAQVQLPGAGVNVLSFEVSKGSRLADHVLSKLKLPADCVMAAVQRGERAFVPDGESRIEVGDLVTVVTLEERQSDLERFFG, encoded by the coding sequence GTGAAAATCGTGATCATCGGGGCCGGCGACGTGGGCAGCTACCTGGCCCAGTATCTCTGCCGCGACCGCAACGAGCTGATCCTGATCGATACCAATCGTGGGCGTCTGGACGCGCTCAGCGAGCGTCTGGACCTGGCCGCCTACGAGGGCAGTGCCACCAGCCTCTCGCGCCTCCAGAGTGCCGACGTCGGCGGTGCCGACTATTTCATCGCGGCCACCAGCATCGACGAGATCAATGCACTCTCCTGCAATGTGGCCGCCAAGCTGGGCGTGGGCAATCGCATCGCGCGCATCCGCAACGACGAGTTCTCGAAGGAAGTGCTGGCGATGCAGCTGGCCGACCTCTGCGTGAATCCCGAGAAAGAAAGCGCGCGCACCATCACCGAGCTGGTGATGCACAGCGGGCTCAAGGATTTCCAGGAGCTGGCCGGTGGCCGCATCCGGATGATTTCACTGGACGTGGCCAAAGGCAGCATCTTCGATGGCTGCAACCTGTCCACCCTGGCCCGCAAGCTGAGCCATCTCACCTTTCGGGTGACCGCCGTGCTGCGCCGTGGCGTCAGCACCATTCCCACGGGCAATGCAACCCTGCAGGCCGGTGACACGATCACCATGGCCGTGCCCGACGGCGATACGGTAGCCCTGATCCAGGCCAGCGGAGTCCACGACCGTGCCAGTCACAACGTGATGATTCTGGGCTCCACGCCCATTGCCGTGCTGGTGGCCCGTGCGCTGAGCCCCGTGAAGGGCATCAACCTCAAGCTCTTCTGCCTGAAAGGGGAGGGCGAGCGCACCAGCTTCCAGCTGGCCGAGGAACTGCCGGGCGTGATGGTCTTTGAAACCGCCGGCAAGGAAATCGACGCCATGGCCCAGGAAGCCCTGGGCGACATGGACACCTTTCTGGCCCTGACCGACGAGGAAGAAAAGAACATCATCACCAGTCTGGTGGCCAAGCATCTGGGCGTGGGACGCACCATCACCATGATCCAGAAGGCCGAGTACATGCCCATCGTCAAGACCATCGGTCTGGACATCGGCATCAACAAGCGCATCATCACCGCCCAGGAAATCCTCAAGCACGTCCGGCGCGGCCGACTGCGCGCCCAGGTCCAGTTGCCCGGTGCCGGAGTGAACGTGCTCTCCTTCGAAGTGTCCAAGGGCAGCCGGTTGGCCGACCACGTGCTGAGCAAGCTGAAACTGCCCGCCGACTGCGTGATGGCCGCCGTCCAGCGTGGCGAGAGGGCCTTCGTGCCCGACGGCGAGAGCCGCATCGAGGTGGGTGACCTGGTGACCGTGGTCACTCTCGAGGAACGCCAGTCGGATCTGGAGCGCTTCTTTGGCTGA